The Saccharomycodes ludwigii strain NBRC 1722 chromosome II, whole genome shotgun sequence genome window below encodes:
- the ARL1 gene encoding Arf family GTPase ARL1 (similar to Saccharomyces cerevisiae YBR164C | ARL1 | ADP-Ribosylation factor-Like), translating into MGNYFSSIFDRLWGINKDVRILILGLDGAGKTTILYFLKIGEVFNTNPTIGFNVETLTYKNLKLNVWDLGGQTSIRPYWRCYYANTAAVIFVIDSTDTDRIQTASKELHLMLKEEELQDAALLVFANKQDLPGALSASEVSDSLKLVDLKDRSWSIVASSAKTGEGIHEGLDWLIDVIKEEQLQ; encoded by the coding sequence ATGGGAAACTACTTCAGTTCTATATTTGACAGACTATGGGGCATCAACAAGGATGTAcgtattttaattttaggGCTAGACGGTGCAGGTAAAACTACTATattatactttttaaaGATTGGGGAAGTGTTCAATACAAATCCAACAATTGGTTTCAATGTAGAAACATTaacttataaaaatttaaaattaaatgtatGGGACCTAGGTGGTCAAACAAGCATCAGGCCATATTGGCGATGCTACTATGCCAATACAGCTGCagttatatttgttattgatTCTACAGATACAGATCGTATTCAAACTGCCTCCAAAGAATTGCATCTAATGTTGAAGGAAGAGGAATTACAAGATGCTGCGTTATTGGTTTTTGCAAATAAGCAAGATTTACCTGGTGCTTTAAGTGCTAGCGAAGTTAGCGACTCTTTAAAATTGGTGGATTTAAAAGATAGAAGCTGGAGCATAGTAGCATCTAGTGCTAAAACTGGAGAAGGTATCCATGAGGGTCTAGATTGGTTAATTGATGTGATCAAAGAAGAACAGTTACAATAG
- the TYR1 gene encoding prephenate dehydrogenase (NADP(+)) (similar to Saccharomyces cerevisiae YBR166C | TYR1 | TYRosine), with protein MCNNYNKSSITGNTNHTIKPYTFTTEQEQKWKSTKTIGIIGLGDMGLLYATKLSENGWDVVCCDKADLYPVILEKYGDNNAYKFKILKDGHLVSRVSDYIIYSVEAEHIDKIVKEYGPSTKLNSIVGGQTSCKNQEISSFEKYLPLDIDIISLHSLHGPKVDTRGQPLVMINHRVSNKEHSQFVRCIIDCFESRIVYLTALEHDKITADTQAVTHAAFLSMGVAWYKRQTYPWCNQDSKWCGGLENAKINISLRIYMNKWHVYAGLAITNPAAHQQILQYATSATELFTLMIENKREKLIDRIMKAREFVFGNQNTNGSKRLLLDDSLLIEFNLNKNKDTSTSCANSMPNTHLSLLAIVDSWYQLNIIPYDHMICSTPLFRIFLGVSEYLFHDKSSLLEILDASLNTYSFRGDDLEFVIAARNWSQIVSHGDFELYRKTFEETQKFFEPMFPEANRIGNEMIKTILNNNN; from the coding sequence ATGTGCAACAACTACAATAAAAGTAGTATCACAGGCAATACAAATCATACAATTAAACCCTATACTTTTACCACTgaacaagaacaaaaatggaaatCCACTAAAACAATTGGAATCATAGGACTTGGCGATATGGGCTTATTATATGCCACCAAATTATCGGAAAATGGTTGGGACGTAGTTTGTTGTGATAAAGCAGATTTATATCCAGTAATACTTGAGAAATATGGTGACAATAATGCgtacaaatttaaaatattgaaagaTGGTCATTTGGTTAGTCGGGTAAGcgattatattatttatagtGTAGAGGCTGAACATATAGATAAGATAGTCAAAGAATATGGTCCTAGCACCAAATTAAATAGTATAGTTGGCGGCCAAACTAGCTGCAAAAATCAAGAAATCAgtagttttgaaaaatatttacctTTGGACATTGACATCATTTCACTACATTCTTTACATGGACCAAAAGTTGATACAAGGGGACAACCATTGGTCATGATCAATCATAGGGTTTCTAATAAAGAACACTCACAGTTTGTTCGGTGCATAATTGATTGTTTTGAAAGTagaattgtttatttaaccGCTTTAGAACATGATAAAATCACTGCTGATACACAAGCAGTTACACATGCTGCATTTTTAAGTATGGGTGTTGCATGGTATAAAAGACAAACTTACCCATGGTGTAATCAAGATTCTAAATGGTGCGGCGGCTTAGAAAATGCTAAAATCAATATATCGTTaagaatatatatgaataaaTGGCATGTTTATGCTGGATTGGCAATTACTAACCCGGCAGCACATCAGCAAATACTACAATATGCTACTAGCGCTACCGAACTCTTCACTTTAATGATTGAAAACAAACGGGAAAAATTGATCGATAGAATAATGAAAGCACGGGAATTTGTGTTTGGTAATCAAAATACAAATGGCAGTAAGCGACTACTTTTGGATGattcattattaatagaatttaatttgaacaaaaacaaagataCTAGCACAAGTTGTGCCAACAGTATGCCCAATACACATTTATCTCTATTGGCTATTGTTGATAGTTGGTATCAGTTAAATATTATCCCATATGACCATATGATTTGCTCCACTCCATTATTTAGAATATTTTTGGGTGTTTCGGAATATCTATTCCACGATAAGAGCTCATTACTGGAAATTTTAGATGCTAGTCTAAATACCTATAGTTTTAGAGGTGATGATTTAGAATTTGTAATAGCTGCCAGAAATTGGAGCCAAATTGTGTCGCATGGTGATTTTGAATTGTATAGGAAAACATTTGAAGAGACTCAAAAGTTTTTTGAGCCAATGTTTCCTGAAGCCAATAGAATTGGTAATGAGATGATTAAaactattttaaataataacaattag
- the GDE1 gene encoding glycerophosphocholine phosphodiesterase (similar to Saccharomyces cerevisiae YPL110C | GDE1 | GlycerophosphoDiEsterase), with amino-acid sequence MKFGKTFPNHQVPEWSEYYVDYKHLKKLIKQIVSAQKDIIKSFIRENSEKLANNEITMIDNIDTLNSDKIRKLLAQFFFILDKDLEKIDTFYTDHFSEYDRRMRRLLSSVQVTSLYTLPSSFSIDNNEKGNNSSVSIGGINNTNNRNSRQLASRYMQKTMPTNNNSVTAIKRLEEDNLEDWDELFNILIDLRTYFRNLKWYGELNKRAFAKILKKLDKKCGTNQQQIYLNARVYPLDFCNDDEVFVNLNTINELLDIVSPKLHKQNRSSNSSQNSTDVENKEFVKEYEKEYDVLMELIKKDDSAGLMNELIYTYRSVVLIPTRILINLLNKCALNQSYKCIDDILEVIPTLGDPNDINKRNFFHHHIIALGKNYNTQNKPITKINNGNTEEITNGLNTLLLSSIDSGIEPAFPPDNKLIGAFGPDGINSNDSPSSLKHILSKLPAHLRPSLLKKDNYKRTPLHYSAQYGLVEVTRIIIEKLKDWDVWNPSIPIDDIEIWGDSEKLTPLHLAVIGTHPVTLKVLCKFMNPDVRLNSPKLLHLATKLNSPELIDSLLSLKVKGFYLDYQDVETKETALYVAAKLNLLNAAKCLIKHGANTEIRERLFGWTPIFASCTEGYKEMCELLVNEGHCEIEIFDESGWTPMEHAALRGHLEITDLLEVKDPIVTNPVITNEVREKSMSPLSGIGNGITTAAFLIENNFSNQVKSSNNDIASTSTSTSSFYQNSSTPDVSSSVTKISTPANLRKQKPTKKYLMEETSVVNNTSNHVNINIEQPHPHVMKALDTETVDTGNNIVIDEESNAHINPVTLNAIKSFGHDYLKPTESFISITLGTNDTRTQTPAVSLNKVPISRISSTGLDTALSLCISCRDSLKETPVVLDLPLDETVNAVNFKIPYKENMNHVIYFDLVPTYGYQQQEEYNDYYMGDSHNMNGTSTLNNDNYYNIECDHVMNKFNNEHDDGFCNINNNSIDSRPFMYRNGSSHSISSVHSNASSGNGHRYPYSINNINYQLKKKNKQKLNRNHNKRPFNSTMLGRAVALLDTARTKVGDHRRSLQDTITVPIISSETMEVLGTIQFEFILIKPFITGNLGFIDSNKKWSTNDTYWKSLVSTRVIGHRGLGKNNASRKSLQLGENTVESFIAAASLGASYVEFDVQLTKDHVPVVYHDFLVAESGVDIPMHELTLEQFLDLNNMDGTDKHTVKSSLDEHKYMPALATNAVNNASSNNGNNNNSSSSSISSINNNNNNHKNMENNSSASRRRRSVDDSDIHKKTNHQIEQLAGFRERRMRLTKTYKEKNFKGNFRGSSIASSFVTLKELFHKIPSNVGFNIECKYPMSDEADKEEIGQIAVDMNFWCDTVLSVIYENIGKDRDVIFSSFSPDICLMLSLKQPNFPILYLTEAGTTIMADARAVSLQSAIRFARTWNLLGIVSAAKPIVKAPRLAHVVKSSGLVCVTYGVENNDPATARKEMDAGVDAVIVDSVLAVRKELTRNNK; translated from the coding sequence ATGAAATTTGGCAAAACTTTCCCCAATCATCAGGTACCTGAGTGGTCTGAATATTATGTAGATTATAagcatttaaaaaaactgaTTAAGCAAATAGTTAGTGCCcaaaaagatataattaaaagttttatcaGGGAAAATTCTGAAAAATTAGCCAATAATGAGATCACTATGATTGATAATATCGACACTTTAAATAGTGACAAAATTAGAAAACTTTTGGCTcagtttttctttatattagacaaagatttagaaaaaattgatacTTTTTACACCGATCATTTCAGCGAATATGACAGGAGAATGCGTAGATTATTATCCAGTGTTCAAGTCACTTCTTTATATACATTACCATCATCTTTTAgcattgataataatgaaaaggGTAATAACAGCAGTGTTAGTATTGGCGGTATCAATAACACCAATAATCGTAATTCACGTCAATTAGCATCTCGTTATATGCAAAAAACTATGCCaaccaacaataatagcGTTACAGCCATTAAAAGACTAGAGGAAGATAATTTAGAGGACTGGGATGAGCTTTTCAACattttaattgatttaaGAACTTATTTTCGTAATTTAAAGTGGTATGgtgaattaaataaaagagcATTTgccaaaattttaaagaaattagACAAGAAATGTGGTACTAATCAACAACAGATTTATTTGAATGCAAGAGTTTACCCCCTAGACTTTtgtaatgatgatgaagtttttgttaatttgaATACCATTAATGAATTATTAGATATTGTATCACCCAAGTTACATAAGCAAAATAGATCATCCAACTCGTCACAAAATTCGACTGATGTGGAGAATAAAGAATTTGTCAAAgaatatgaaaaagaatatgACGTTTTAATGGAGTTGATTAAGAAAGACGATTCGGCCGGTTTAATGAACGAATTGATTTATACCTATAGGTCGGTGGTCTTGATCCCAACGCggattttaataaatttattaaataaatgcGCGTTAAACCAATCTTACAAATGTATTGACGATATTTTGGAAGTTATTCCAACGTTAGGTGACCCAAATGATATTAACAAACGCAATTTTTTCCACCATCATATTATTGCTTTGGgtaaaaattataacacTCAGAACAAGCCGATCACGAAAATTAACAATGGGAATACTGAAGAAATTACCAATGGTTTAAATACGTTACTATTATCCAGTATTGACAGTGGAATTGAACCCGCCTTTCCACCggataataaattaattggTGCGTTTGGTCCTGATGGCATCAATTCTAACGATTCACCATCATCtttaaaacatattttatCCAAGTTACCGGCCCACTTAAGGCCATCCTTACTAAAAAaggataattataaaagaaCACCGTTACATTATTCTGCTCAGTATGGGTTGGTTGAGGTTACCaggattattattgaaaaattaaaagactGGGATGTTTGGAATCCTAGTATTCCAATTGATGATATCGAAATTTGGGGAGATTCAGAAAAATTGACACCACTACACTTAGCTGTTATTGGAACGCATCCTGTTACTCTAAAAGTTTTGTGCAAGTTTATGAATCCAGATGTACGCCTAAATTCCCCGAAATTATTACATTTGGCTACCAAATTGAATTCTCCTGAACTAATTGATAGTTTATTATCCTTGAAAGTTAAAGGTTTCTATTTGGATTATCAAGATGTTGAAACTAAAGAAACTGCACTATATGTGGCTGCCAAATTAAACTTGTTAAATGCTGCCAAATGCTTGATTAAACATGGCGCAAACACTGAAATTCGTGAACGCTTATTTGGTTGGACTCCGATTTTTGCTAGTTGTACTGAGGGTTACAAAGAAATGTGTGAATTGTTAGTTAATGAGGGACATTGTGAAATCGAAATTTTTGACGAGAGTGGTTGGACACCAATGGAACATGCTGCTTTGAGGGGACATTTGGAAATCACTGATTTGCTAGAAGTGAAAGATCCAATTGTTACAAATCCTGTGATCACAAACGAGGTCAGAGAAAAGTCTATGTCACCCCTGAGTGGGATTGGCAATGGCATCACTACTGCTGCATTCTTAAtagaaaacaatttttctaATCAAGTTAAAAGTAGTAACAATGATATTGCCAGCACTAGCACTAGCACTAGTagtttttatcaaaattcCAGCACACCAGATGTTTCTTCATCAGTGACAAAAATTAGCACACCAGCTAACTTGAGAAAACAAAAGCCAActaaaaagtatttaatGGAGGAAACAAGCgttgttaataataccagCAACCATGTGAATATTAACATTGAACAACCACATCCGCATGTTATGAAAGCTCTCGATACTGAAACTGTCGACACTGGTAATAACATTGTTATTGATGAGGAATCAAATGCCCATATCAATCCAGTTACATTAAATGCGATTAAATCATTTGGTCATGATTACTTGAAACCAACAGAATCCTTTATCTCAATAACTTTAGGCACTAATGATACCAGAACACAGACTCCAGCAGTGTCATTGAATAAAGTTCCTATTTCCAGAATTTCATCCACTGGATTAGATACTGCCTTATCTTTATGTATATCCTGTAGGGATTCGCTCAAAGAAACACCGGTTGTGCTAGACTTGCCTTTAGATGAAACTGTCAATGcagttaattttaaaattccttataaagaaaatatgaatcatgttatttattttgatttggTCCCGACATATGGTTATCAACAGCAAGAGGAAtataatgattattatatggGCGATAGCCATAATATGAATGGAACTAGTACTTTAaacaatgataattattataatattgaatGTGATCATGTTATGAATAAGTTCAACAATGAACATGATGATGGGTTTTGcaacattaataataacagcatCGATTCCAGGCCATTTATGTATAGAAATGGATCTTCTCATTCAATATCTAGCGTTCATTCCAATGCTTCCAGTGGTAACGGACACAGATATCCTTATagtatcaataatattaattatcaactaaagaagaaaaacaaacaaaaattaaatagaAATCACAACAAGAGACCATTCAATAGTACTATGTTGGGGCGTGCAGTCGCATTGCTAGATACGGCTAGAACAAAAGTTGGCGACCACAGAAGATCATTACAAGATACAATTACAGTTCCAATCATAAGTTCAGAAACTATGGAAGTGCTAGGTACTATAcaatttgaatttattttaattaaaccTTTTATTACAGGAAATTTAGGATTTATCGACTCTAACAAAAAATGGTCTACTAATGATACTTATTGGAAATCTTTAGTGTCAACACGAGTGATCGGACATAGAGGGTTAGGAAAGAATAATGCTAGTAGGAAGTCTTTACAATTAGGGGAAAACACTGTTGAAAGTTTTATTGCTGCGGCCTCTTTAGGGGCCTCCTATGTTGAATTTGATGTTCAATTGACCAAGGATCATGTTCCTGTTGTCTATCATGATTTTTTGGTTGCTGAATCTGGTGTTGATATTCCCATGCATGAATTAACTTTGGAACAATTCTTAGATTTAAATAACATGGATGGTACTGACAAGCATACAGTTAAGAGTTCATTGGATGAGCATAAATATATGCCTGCTTTGGCTACAAATGCTGTGAATAACGCAAGTTCCAATAATggcaacaataataatagcagcagcagcagcatcAGTAgcattaataacaataataacaaccaCAAAAACATGGAGAATAATAGTAGTGCTAGCCGTAGAAGACGTAGTGTTGATGATTCTGatatacataaaaaaacaaatcacCAAATCGAACAATTGGCAGGTTTTAGAGAAAGAAGAATGAGGTTAACTAAAACATATAAAGAGAAGAATTTTAAAGGGAATTTTAGGGGAAGTTCAATTGCTAGTTCTTTTGTTACCTTAAAGGAATTATTCCACAAAATTCCATCGAATGTGGgttttaatattgaatGTAAATATCCGATGTCTGATGAGGCAGACAAAGAGGAAATCGGACAAATAGCGGTTGATATGAATTTCTGGTGTGATACTGTGCTATCAGTGatttatgaaaatattgGTAAAGATCGTGatgttatattttcaagTTTTTCTCCTGATATTTGTTTGATGTTAAGTCTAAAACAACCCAATTTCCCTATTTTGTATTTGACGGAAGCGGGTACTACCATAATGGCAGACGCAAGAGCTGTGTCATTACAAAGCGCAATTAGGTTTGCCAGGACGTGGAACTTGTTGGGTATTGTAAGCGCTGCAAAACCCATTGTTAAAGCTCCCAGGTTGGCACATGTGGTTAAAAGTAGTGGGTTAGTTTGCGTTACATATGGAGTTGAAAACAATGATCCTGCAACAGCAAGGAAGGAAATGGATGCAGGTGTTGATGCGGTGATTGTCGACAGCGTTCTAGCCGTTAGAAAAGAATTAACAAGGAATAACAAATGA
- the UBS1 gene encoding Ubs1p (similar to Saccharomyces cerevisiae YBR165W | UBS1 | UBiquitin-conjugating enzyme Suppressor), with amino-acid sequence MHYKTIAFDVPNGSDIGFKGINSRIGAKNCSINNTGRFYFKPQDSNTRLWHFVLYGPQHSFNDNTENIHINANYDPYSSNDCEQEIYGVLYIRDCTSNDNTTSFVTRNYRGNGISNNNNNNNNNNNNNNTYSTVNNSDDMEDCTMSGNVYDKYDTDTNTGNSTGNNILGVQFIVKLLTPNRVHSIYKTMNFTPFINMRLLQYTKSMKYILDTLWDHIFLVNGNYNADTINMSVLEHNLMKCWNRTIVREFKEYFPELYGLYYYTKEDEFNLQRWIDQQRLREQKWGTHSHGMQNQQRIITNGNRASVINGNAIVYSNSLNDYLNIANDTNICHVHNNRINYNDMSDDDLFTIRKKRKLNHGSAYNT; translated from the coding sequence ATGCATTATAAAACCATTGCATTTGATGTTCCAAATGGTTCTGACATTGGGTTTAAGGGCATAAATAGTCGTATTGGTGCTAAAAATTgtagtattaataatactggtaggttttattttaaaccACAAGATAGTAATACTCGTCTGTggcattttgttttatatggACCACAACACAGTTTTAATGATAACACAGAAAATATTCATATTAATGCTAATTACGATCCTTATTCTAGTAATGATTGTGAACAGGAAATTTACGGTGTTTTGTATATACGCGATTGTACAAGTAATGATAATACTACCAGCTTTGTGACTCGGAATTATCGTGGTAACGgtattagtaataataataataataataataataataataataataataatacgtATTCTACTGTAAATAATAGTGATGATATGGAAGATTGCACCATGAGTGGTAATGTTTATGATAAATATGATACTGACACTAATACTGGCAACTCAactggtaataatattttgggTGTTCAATTTATTGTTAAGTTATTAACGCCCAATAGAGTTCAttctatatataaaacaatgAATTTCACACCATTCATCAATATGCGTTTGTTACAATACACTAAATCAatgaaatatattttagatACATTATGGgaccatatttttttggtcaaTGGTAATTATAACGCTGATACTATAAACATGTCCGTTTTGGAACATAATTTGATGAAATGTTGGAACAGGACCATAGTTCGAGAATTCAAAGAATATTTCCCAGAGTTATACGgtctatattattatactaaaGAAGATGAATTCAATTTACAACGTTGGATAGATCAACAGAGGTTAAGGGAACAGAAATGGGGCACACACAGCCATGGTATGCAAAACCAGCAACGAATTATTACTAATGGAAATCGTGCCAGTGTAATTAATGGTAATGCTATAGTTTATAGCAACAGTTTAAATGATTATCTCAATATCGCTAATGACACAAACATATGCCATGTccataataatagaattaATTACAACGACATGAGCGATGACGATTTATTTACGATTAGGAAGAAAAGGAAGCTAAATCATGGAAGTGCATATAACAcctag
- the CQD1 gene encoding Cqd1p (similar to Saccharomyces cerevisiae YPL109C | UbiB family protein), translating to MSKLILSPLSFFLCGNGRNYCSRIIKENKSVSFLLRSANKCHNKNANNILTLISSRNLVNLSNSYNPKNNIQINFPKNISKHSTHIISSKRYFTDTTTKEKKDPSSPNTISSTSNKYENMNGASSNKSFLLLFAILGLSLIGLFLLQYKNSLKSEQLFEKDLQKLNDKLSLTPDPNAETYEMGLFDSSQQSLKHNTSGFWSNFAMKFVIEPILIVSRFFNLCFIFTPLIISYPFFHDHIKWYILLRHSLEFAGPSFIKLGQWAASRTDIFPENLCDELGKLHSSVNPHNWKYTEKILKQMLHTKDLSTVFNNINKSPIGCGAIAQVYIAEVKQDFIDRNNLDIKSYKNRVCIKIVHPKAYKIIQRDLKIINFFANLIDKLPNMEWLSLPVEAQQFSLFMNLQLDLRIECANLNRFNKEYESNLLVKFPRGIPELTKRNVLFEEYIDSGVPMNNFLSIKKQMLAAPNCNMTDEDQEHLNYLFKKVSDPFIDCFLDMLITNDFIHADLHPGNVIVQFVNNNNLTQIPQEVTDLIIRLKQTDSDQTEILKELLNNYTPRICFIDAGLVTELNDRNRVNFIALFNALATFDGYKAGKLMIERSRTPETAIDVEGFAKKVSKLVDKVKQRTFTLGSVSIGDLLEQMLTMVRKHHVRMEGDFVSVVVAILLLEGIGRQLDPDLDLFARSLPMLREFAMKQKGREVLLEGTEGKVYKMFGLWLGLELRSIMTESVKDVCKIIQLLDL from the exons ATGTCCAAGTTAATACTTAGTccattatctttttttttatgcgGCAATGGACGTAATTATTGCTCCAGAATtataaaggaaaataaaagtgttTCTTTCCTACTCCGGAGTGCTAACAAGTGTCATAATAAGAATGCCAATAACATTTTAACTTTGATATCGTCTAGGAACTTAGTAAATTTATCCAATTCatataatccaaaaaataatattcaaatCAACTTTCCAAAAAACATTTCCAAACATTCCACACATATAATTAGTTCAAAGAGATATTTTACGgatacaacaacaaaagagaaaaaggaCCCATCCTCACCCAATACCATATCTTCTACCTCAAACAAATATGAGAATATGAATGGGGCATCatcaaataaatcatttttgTTACTGTTTGCAATATTAGGGCTGTCTTTAATTGGGTTATTTCTACTTCAATACAAAAATAGTTTAAAATCAGAACAACTCTTCGAAAAAGATttgcaaaaattaaatgataaGCTATCCCTAACACCAGACCCAAATGCAGAAACCTATGAGATGGGATTATTTGATAGTTCGCAACAGAGTCTGAAACATAATACGAGTGGTTTCTGGTCCAATTTTGCCATGAAATTTGTTATAGAACCTATTTTGATAGTTAGCaggttttttaatttatgtTTCATTTTTACGCCATTGATAATTTCATATCCTTTTTTCCACGATCATATCAAGTGGTACATATTATTAAGGCATTCCTTAGAATTTGCTGGTCCCAGTTTTATCAAGTTAGGTCAATGGGCCGCTAGCAGAACAGATATATTCCCAGAAAATTTGTGTGATGAATTAGGTAAACTACATAGCAGTGTTAACCCACACAACTGGAAGTATACCGAAAAAATACTAAAGCAAATGTTACATACTAAGGATTTATCAAcagtttttaataacataaataaatctcCAATTGGTTGTGGTGCTATTGCACAAGTTTACATTGCAGAAGTTAAACAAGATTTCATTGACAGAAACAACTTAGATATTAAAAGCTATAAGAATAGAGTCTGTATAAAAATAGTCCACCCAAAGGCctataaaattattcagcgtgatttaaaaattattaactttttcgCCAATTTAATTGACAAGTTACCTAACATGGAATGGTTATCATTGCCTGTTGAAGCACAGCAATTTTCACTCTTTATGAATTTGCAGTTAGATTTAAGAATAGAATGCGCAAATTTAAACAGatttaataaagaatatGAATCGAACTTGTTAGTTAAATTCCCCAGAGGGATTCCAGAACTAACCAAAagaaatgttttatttgagGAATATATAGATAGTGGTGTACCaatgaataattttttatcgaTTAAAAAACAGATGCTTGCAGCACCCAATTGTAATATGACGGATGAAGACCAAGAACATCTGAATTACTTGTTCAAAAAAGTTAGCGATCCGTTTATTGATTGTTTCTTAGACATGTTGATCACGAATGACTTTATTCATGCAGATTTGCATCCAGGAAATGTCATCGTCCAATTTgtaaataacaacaatttgACACAAATTCCGCAAGAAGTTACCGATTTGATTATAAGATTAAAACAAACTGATTCAGACCAGACGGAAATATTGAAGGAAttgttaaataattatactCCAAGAATATGTTTCATAGACGCAGGGCTAGTTACCGAGTTGAATGATAGAAATAGAGTTAATTTCATAGCTTTGTTCAATGCATTGGCCACCTTTGACGGATACAAAGCAGGTAAGTTAATGATTGAAAGAAGCAGGACACCAGAAACTGCAATTGACGTGGAAGGTTTTgcaaaaaaagtttctaaATTAGTGGATAAAGTTAAACAAAGAACTTTCACCTTGGGGTCTGTATCAATTGGTGATTTGTTGGAACAAATGCTAACCATGGTTAGAAAACATCATGTTAGGATGGAAGGAGATTTTGTGAGTGTTGTCGTTGCGATTTTATTACTAGAGGGAATTGGTAGACAATTGGATCCTGATTTGGATTTATTTGCAAG GTCATTGCCTATGTTACGTGAGTTTGCTATGAAACAAAAGGGTAGAGAAGTTTTACTCGAAGGTACAGAAGGGAAAGTGTATAAAATGTTTGGTTTATGGCTAGGTTTAGAACTCAGAAGCATAATGACAGAATCCGTTAAAGATGTATGTAAAATTATTCAACTATTAgatctttaa